In Gaiellales bacterium, the genomic window GCACGGCAACACGACGCTCGAGATCGTCTGGACGGTGGTCCCGACGATCCTGGTGGTCGCCTTCGCCATCGCGGGCGGCGTCGTGCTCGTGCGCAACGAGAAGACCTACAGCAACGAGCTGGACGTGCACGTCATCGGCCAGCAGTTCGCGTGGACGTTCTCGTACCCGAACGGCGTCAAGAGCACCGAGCTCGTGCTGGAGAAGGACCGCGCGACCCGGTTCGACATCTACTCCAAGCTGCACGACGTCATCCACTCGTTCTACGTGCCGCAGTTCCGGGTCAAGGCGGACGCGGTTCCCGGCCAGGTCAACCACACGTACGCGACGCCGACCCGCGTCGGCACGTACTCGTTGATCTGCACCGAGCTGTGCGGCCCCGGGCACTCGCT contains:
- the coxB gene encoding cytochrome c oxidase subunit II, producing MSAFKVGIVSVIVGAIGTVAILVTPSWFPVAAATQADRQDALYLALMIMSAFIMAIVTTFLVYSVWRFRARPGDEDRDGPPLHGNTTLEIVWTVVPTILVVAFAIAGGVVLVRNEKTYSNELDVHVIGQQFAWTFSYPNGVKSTELVLEKDRATRFDIYSKLHDVIHSFYVPQFRVKADAVPGQVNHTYATPTRVGTYSLICTELCGPGHSLMRAPVRVLSHNDFEQWLSQQQSQQSSTQGGA